In the genome of Armatimonadota bacterium, the window CGACGAGCAGATGGAGCTGCTGGAGCGGTGCATCCGGCTGTGCGACGAGTTCGGGACGAGGTTCATCCGGGTTTTCGCGTTCTGGAAGCGGGGCGAGCTTACCGATGATATAGAGAGCCGGATCGTGGAGGCGTTTATCGAGCCGGCGGAGCGGGCTCGCCGGGCCGGGGTGGTGCTGGGACTCGAGAACGAGCATGCGTGCTACCTGGGCACGGGGGTGGAGACCGCGCGGGTGATCGAGGCGGTCGGCTCCCCGGGGCTGATGGGCGTGTGGGACCCGGGGAACGCGTTCTGCGCGGGGGAGACGCCGTATCCCGTGGGCTACGAGGCGATGAAGCATCATCTGGTGCACGTCCACGTGAAGGACGCCGTGCGCGGGGATGACGGAAAGGTGAGCTTCGTGCGGATCGGGGACGGGGAGATAGACTACCGGGGGCAGTTCGCGGCGCTGAGGGCGGACGGATACTCGGGCTTCATCTCGCTCGAGACGCACTTCAAGCCGGGCGGGAGCTCCGAGGAGGGCTCGCGGCTGTGCCTCGCGGCGCTGAATGAAATGATCGGGGACGGATAGAGGCTCGGCGGGGCATCGGATCAGGGAAACATCACCGTTTGGAGGACGTTCATGTCAATACAGGGAATGCGGACGAAGATGTCCAGGTATCTCAAGTGGCTCGTGCTGATCATCGCGGCGACATTCGCGATCGGGTTTGTGGGGATGACGCTCGGCGGAGGCGGCATGGGGGGCCGGGGCGCCAACAAGCAGGTCGGCGTGCTGGCGAAGGTCAACGGGCAGAAGATCAAGTGGGACTACTACCTGGAGATCCTGCGCAGGCAGATGGAGCAGTACGAACGGCAGAACATTCCGGTGACGACGGAGATGGAGATCCAGATGCGCGGGTCGCTCTTCGAGCAGCTCGTGGACCAGGAGATGAAACTGCAGGCCGCCAAGAAGGAGCGGGTGCGCGTATCGCGGGGCGAGCTGAACAAGAAGATAGACGAGTACACCGACATGCAGATGAAGTCCCTGCGGGAGGCGGCCCTGCGGGGGAAGAAGGTCAAGGACGACAAGGTTTTCGCGGCCGAGCTTGCGAAGGCGGAGCCGGGAATGACCATCCAGAAGAAGCGCAAAGAGATACGGAAGCAGTTCGAGGCGGTTGCTGAGGAGATTCGCAAGTCGCTGATCCTGGAGAAGCTCGACAAGAAGATCGCGGAGACGGCGAAGACGGACGACAAGGCGTTCGAGGCGAGCTTCGACCAGGTCAAACTGAGCCAGATTACCGTCGCGTCGGTCGGGAAGCGCTCCGACGAGCAGGCGAAGAAGCGCGCGGACGACGTGGCGGCCAAGATCCGGAAGGGCGAGGACTTTGCGAAGGTCGCGGGCGAGTTTTCGGACGACATGTACAAGGGCTTCGGGGGGAACCGCGGCCCGGTGGTGAGAATCCAGCTCGAGGAAGAACTCCGCGACCCGGCATTCGCGCTGAAGGCGGGGCAAGTGAGCGACCCGATCAAGACCGCGGGGGGATACGTCATCCTCAAGTCGGCGGGGGTGAGCCGCAACGTGCCGACGGAGCTGAGCGATCCGGCTAAGAAGAAGCAGTACCGGGAGCAGTTCGTCCAGCAGGAGCAGGAGCGCGCAAAGGCGGAGTATTACGGGAAGCTCAAGAAGGCGATGGCGCTCGAGATAATGGACCCTGAGATGAAGGCGTACATGGCGATGCGCGATTCGTACGCCGGCATGATGACCGCGTCGGAGTCGGAGCGGAAGGCCCTGATCGAGAAGGTGGCCAAGCTGTACCAGGCGGCCGTGGACGGGGCGGGGGAGGACACCGGGATGCGCGCGCGGTGCAGCATCCAGTTGTGGCGCCTCTACGAGATCCTCAGTTCGTCGCCGATGTTCGGCGCGACGGACGCGGAGAAGAAGAACTACGCCAAGCTCGGGCGGACGGCGCTGGAGGAGGCGCTGAACTCGACGGAGGACGTGGACCTGCGCCTCGCCCACGCGAAGATGGCGCTGGAGGCGGGTGACAAGGCGGCGGCCCTCGAGAGCCTTGACATCGCGTCGGACAACGCGTACGACAACGTGCAGGCGATGGAGCAGATCCGGGACATGTACAAGCAGATGAACCGGAAC includes:
- a CDS encoding sugar phosphate isomerase/epimerase, with protein sequence MKLSVITDEISQDFEHALDVMQEYRVPGAELRCLWDVNIADMDEDGIARAKKLVADRGVEVSCIASPFFKCELFGEGGEKGMTHGAHDRGLDEQMELLERCIRLCDEFGTRFIRVFAFWKRGELTDDIESRIVEAFIEPAERARRAGVVLGLENEHACYLGTGVETARVIEAVGSPGLMGVWDPGNAFCAGETPYPVGYEAMKHHLVHVHVKDAVRGDDGKVSFVRIGDGEIDYRGQFAALRADGYSGFISLETHFKPGGSSEEGSRLCLAALNEMIGDG
- a CDS encoding peptidylprolyl isomerase, encoding MSIQGMRTKMSRYLKWLVLIIAATFAIGFVGMTLGGGGMGGRGANKQVGVLAKVNGQKIKWDYYLEILRRQMEQYERQNIPVTTEMEIQMRGSLFEQLVDQEMKLQAAKKERVRVSRGELNKKIDEYTDMQMKSLREAALRGKKVKDDKVFAAELAKAEPGMTIQKKRKEIRKQFEAVAEEIRKSLILEKLDKKIAETAKTDDKAFEASFDQVKLSQITVASVGKRSDEQAKKRADDVAAKIRKGEDFAKVAGEFSDDMYKGFGGNRGPVVRIQLEEELRDPAFALKAGQVSDPIKTAGGYVILKSAGVSRNVPTELSDPAKKKQYREQFVQQEQERAKAEYYGKLKKAMALEIMDPEMKAYMAMRDSYAGMMTASESERKALIEKVAKLYQAAVDGAGEDTGMRARCSIQLWRLYEILSSSPMFGATDAEKKNYAKLGRTALEEALNSTEDVDLRLAHAKMALEAGDKAAALESLDIASDNAYDNVQAMEQIRDMYKQMNRNDLAAAQQAEIDDFKRNNPEGDSSTATTEPIRIPAGGE